A single window of Labrys wisconsinensis DNA harbors:
- a CDS encoding ATP-binding cassette domain-containing protein gives MTDAVQIGRMPALELRGIGKSFGNVTALSHVDLAAHAGTIHALVGDNGAGKSTALKIMCGMHHPDQGQIRLSGAIVALRDAAQAHAHGISVVHQDLALVECLDIATNMALGAIPRRGRLRLDRRRMESEAAAVLEKLKVRVGSVRTPVGLLSGGERQIVAIARAVRMDLPIILLDEPTAALGVRETAHVADILGELRRQGKAVICISHDMDFVFRNADAITVMRLGRSLATRRVGDTSRDEIIGLITGAIPGDAAGPETILGEKGDCHA, from the coding sequence ATGACCGACGCCGTCCAGATCGGTCGGATGCCGGCGCTGGAATTGAGGGGGATCGGCAAGTCGTTCGGCAACGTCACCGCGCTGTCGCATGTGGACCTCGCCGCCCATGCCGGGACAATCCATGCGCTCGTCGGCGACAACGGTGCCGGCAAGTCGACCGCCCTCAAGATCATGTGCGGCATGCACCATCCCGACCAAGGGCAGATCAGGCTGAGCGGCGCGATCGTGGCGCTGCGGGACGCCGCCCAGGCCCATGCTCACGGGATTTCCGTGGTCCATCAGGATCTCGCGCTCGTCGAATGCCTGGACATCGCCACCAACATGGCGCTGGGAGCGATCCCGCGCCGCGGGCGCCTGCGCCTCGATCGCCGCCGCATGGAATCGGAGGCCGCCGCCGTGCTGGAAAAGCTCAAGGTCCGGGTCGGCTCGGTGCGCACGCCGGTGGGGCTTCTGTCGGGAGGCGAGCGTCAGATCGTCGCCATCGCGCGCGCCGTGCGCATGGACCTGCCGATCATCCTGCTCGATGAGCCGACCGCGGCCCTCGGCGTGCGCGAAACGGCCCATGTCGCCGACATACTCGGGGAGCTGCGCCGGCAGGGCAAGGCCGTCATCTGCATCAGCCACGACATGGACTTCGTCTTCCGCAACGCCGATGCCATCACCGTGATGCGGCTCGGCCGCTCGCTGGCGACGCGACGGGTCGGAGATACCAGCCGTGACGAGATCATCGGCCTGATCACGGGCGCCATCCCGGGCGATGCCGCGGGACCCGAGACGATCCTCGGAGAGAAGGGGGATTGCCATGCCTGA
- a CDS encoding sugar ABC transporter substrate-binding protein — MLAGIAMGPAPAATAAGLSSILFVNPLPKYPAWRLIGDCLASRAKELEIPVTESGPTGGALDATVMIQQIQQGIANKVGAIATFPATNGFVPVLQQAGKAGIRVGTFYGAAGTESGSGVNIGANFERVGEIFAEAIARRPGPQKVGLMAQGPSGAAKAFVDAFTAAAAKTANVTVTAVVYTNDDASKALDQASTLLTAHPDVNVIASHMGTATQGAVAAIKSKGLVGKVVFVANGIAGGGEQGLKDGTVYTLMLQDLCTAGSSMADSLAALALGKPVPAQIDVGVRMFGADDYKDYLAKGWQ; from the coding sequence ATGCTCGCCGGCATCGCAATGGGTCCGGCTCCCGCGGCGACGGCCGCCGGGCTGTCGTCGATCCTGTTCGTCAATCCCTTGCCGAAATACCCGGCATGGCGCCTGATCGGAGACTGCCTCGCCAGCCGCGCGAAGGAGCTCGAGATACCGGTCACGGAATCCGGGCCGACCGGCGGCGCGCTCGATGCCACGGTGATGATTCAGCAGATTCAGCAGGGAATTGCCAACAAGGTCGGCGCGATCGCCACGTTCCCCGCCACCAACGGATTCGTCCCCGTGCTGCAGCAGGCGGGCAAGGCCGGGATAAGGGTCGGCACGTTCTACGGAGCGGCGGGAACCGAATCCGGCTCCGGCGTCAATATCGGGGCCAATTTCGAACGTGTCGGCGAGATATTCGCCGAAGCCATCGCCAGGCGGCCGGGACCGCAGAAGGTCGGGCTGATGGCGCAAGGTCCCAGCGGAGCCGCCAAAGCCTTCGTCGACGCCTTCACGGCGGCCGCGGCAAAGACGGCGAACGTCACGGTCACGGCCGTCGTCTATACCAATGACGACGCCAGCAAGGCTCTCGACCAGGCCAGCACGCTTCTCACCGCCCACCCCGACGTCAACGTCATCGCGTCGCATATGGGCACCGCCACGCAGGGCGCGGTCGCCGCCATCAAGTCCAAGGGGCTGGTCGGCAAGGTCGTCTTCGTGGCCAACGGAATCGCCGGCGGCGGCGAGCAGGGCCTCAAGGACGGCACGGTCTACACGCTGATGCTGCAGGATCTCTGCACGGCGGGCTCGTCGATGGCCGATTCCCTCGCCGCCCTGGCGCTCGGCAAGCCGGTGCCGGCGCAGATCGATGTCGGCGTGCGCATGTTCGGCGCCGACGACTACAAGGACTATCTGGCGAAGGGCTGGCAATGA
- a CDS encoding SGNH/GDSL hydrolase family protein: MRADWIATWAASPMNVWAADAVLPGFYNQTIREILRVSVGGRRVRVRISNEFGSAPIAIDAAGIALAGEDGAIQPLTARPLTFGGEAAARVPAGAPLLSDPVAIDVPPHGRLALSFFVEGPVPVQTHHYEAQQTAYISIPGNFVGAEALPVQQTTFSRYLASVVYVDAKATSRAIACFGDSITDGYGSQVDGDRRWPDILSDRFRSDPDTQDIAVLNLGIGGNRLLSNRRGAKALERFDRDVLSLPNLSHLVIMEGINDIGWPNTALAGPGDAVTAAQIIAAIKQVAARTEVAGARVVLGTLTPFEGTRSESPIGEFYTAEKERLRSAVNAWIRKSEGVHGVIDFDAAIRDPDRPTRILPAYDCGDHIHPSDAGYKAMAQAIDLALFKGGHI, translated from the coding sequence ATGCGCGCTGACTGGATCGCAACATGGGCCGCGAGCCCGATGAACGTGTGGGCCGCCGACGCGGTCCTGCCCGGCTTCTACAACCAGACCATCCGCGAGATCCTGCGTGTCAGCGTCGGGGGGCGGCGGGTACGCGTCAGGATATCGAACGAGTTCGGCAGCGCCCCGATCGCAATCGATGCGGCGGGCATCGCGCTCGCGGGCGAGGACGGCGCCATTCAACCGCTGACCGCCAGGCCCCTGACCTTTGGCGGCGAGGCGGCTGCCCGCGTGCCCGCCGGCGCCCCATTGCTCAGCGATCCCGTCGCGATCGACGTGCCCCCGCACGGCCGGCTGGCGCTCAGCTTCTTCGTCGAAGGCCCCGTTCCGGTCCAGACGCACCACTACGAGGCGCAGCAGACGGCCTATATTTCCATCCCCGGCAATTTCGTCGGCGCAGAGGCGCTCCCCGTGCAGCAGACGACGTTCAGCCGGTACCTGGCGTCCGTCGTCTATGTCGACGCCAAGGCGACGTCGCGCGCCATCGCCTGCTTCGGCGACTCCATCACCGACGGCTATGGATCGCAGGTCGACGGCGACAGGAGATGGCCGGACATCCTGAGCGATCGCTTCAGGTCCGATCCGGACACGCAGGACATCGCGGTTCTCAACCTCGGCATCGGCGGCAACCGGCTCCTCAGCAATCGCCGCGGCGCCAAGGCGCTGGAGCGCTTCGACCGCGACGTCCTCAGCCTGCCCAACCTGTCCCATCTGGTGATCATGGAAGGCATCAACGACATAGGCTGGCCGAACACGGCCCTCGCCGGGCCGGGCGACGCGGTCACGGCCGCGCAGATCATCGCCGCGATCAAGCAGGTTGCGGCGCGGACGGAGGTCGCCGGCGCCAGGGTCGTTCTCGGCACGCTGACGCCGTTCGAAGGCACGAGGTCGGAAAGTCCGATCGGCGAGTTCTACACGGCCGAAAAGGAAAGGCTTCGTTCGGCCGTGAATGCCTGGATCCGCAAATCCGAAGGTGTCCACGGCGTCATCGATTTCGACGCCGCGATACGCGACCCCGACCGGCCGACGAGGATCCTGCCGGCCTATGATTGCGGCGATCACATCCATCCGAGCGATGCCGGCTACAAGGCCATGGCCCAGGCCATCGACCTCGCCCTCTTCAAGGGCGGGCATATTTAG
- a CDS encoding ROK family transcriptional regulator: MNGIAAAYRGTNQVGLRASNERLALSLVRIHGQLSKAQIAEITGLTKQTASVIVRSLEADGLLVAGRPIKGKVGQPSVPMHINPEGALFLGLRLGLRHADIALIDFVGGVLEQRRLSCGVDAVGEIAPQVQSAIAEMRMRLTPGQNVRLEDLGIAVAADLLDALASDAGNDDIEEGWAVLDGVASRINGQTGLRIYMDREAVAACTAEIAYGLAGSAPDFLYVFVAHGVDGGIVQQGRLGFSRREGRPGLARVLVPTARGEVAPLGRSVSVDDVGLTPGTRAPDPALRKWVVSAAANIAYAIHSASALATFRSVVVDGPMPAWVRAELAREIKESLAAFGLPDLSALFVREGTSDRQTQGLGAACMPLLDRFFLHSTFDPAPRLESE, from the coding sequence ATGAACGGCATCGCGGCGGCCTACAGGGGCACGAACCAGGTCGGCCTGCGTGCGTCGAACGAGCGTCTGGCCCTGTCGCTGGTCCGGATCCATGGTCAGCTCTCGAAGGCGCAGATCGCCGAAATCACCGGGCTGACCAAGCAGACGGCGTCGGTGATCGTGCGTTCGCTCGAGGCCGACGGGCTGCTGGTTGCGGGCAGGCCGATCAAGGGCAAGGTCGGGCAGCCTTCGGTGCCCATGCACATCAATCCGGAAGGCGCTCTCTTCCTCGGCTTGCGCCTCGGCCTTCGCCATGCCGACATCGCCCTGATCGATTTCGTCGGCGGCGTTCTCGAACAGCGCCGGTTGTCCTGCGGCGTCGATGCGGTCGGCGAGATCGCGCCGCAGGTCCAGTCCGCAATCGCCGAGATGCGCATGCGACTGACGCCGGGACAGAACGTCAGGCTGGAGGATCTCGGCATAGCGGTGGCGGCCGACCTGCTCGACGCGCTGGCCTCGGACGCGGGCAACGACGATATCGAGGAGGGATGGGCCGTCCTCGACGGCGTGGCGTCCCGGATCAACGGGCAGACCGGCCTGCGGATCTACATGGACCGCGAGGCCGTGGCCGCCTGCACGGCGGAAATCGCCTATGGCCTTGCCGGGAGCGCCCCGGATTTTCTCTATGTCTTCGTTGCGCACGGGGTCGACGGCGGCATCGTCCAGCAGGGGCGCCTCGGCTTCTCCAGGCGCGAGGGCCGGCCCGGCCTTGCGCGCGTCCTGGTGCCGACGGCGAGAGGCGAGGTCGCTCCCCTCGGCCGGTCGGTCTCCGTTGACGACGTGGGCCTGACGCCCGGCACCAGGGCACCGGACCCGGCGCTCAGGAAGTGGGTCGTCTCCGCCGCGGCAAATATCGCCTACGCCATACATTCGGCGTCCGCCCTGGCCACGTTCAGGAGCGTCGTCGTGGATGGTCCCATGCCCGCCTGGGTACGAGCCGAGCTCGCGCGCGAGATCAAGGAGAGCCTGGCTGCCTTCGGGCTACCGGATCTTTCCGCGCTCTTCGTTCGCGAGGGCACGTCGGATCGTCAGACCCAGGGGCTCGGAGCGGCTTGCATGCCCCTTCTCGATCGGTTCTTCCTGCATTCGACCTTCGATCCCGCGCCGCGGCTGGAGAGCGAGTGA
- a CDS encoding MBL fold metallo-hydrolase, translating into MIFRQLFDGVSGTYTYLLASRPGGEALIIDPVLEKVDRYMQLVRELDLKLVKAIDTHLHADHVTGLGALRDQTRCITVMGEQTKADVVAMRVAEGDRIAIEGLKLDVLYTPGHTDDSYSFVMDGRVFTGDTLLIRGTGRTDFQNGDPRAQYDSIFNKLLRLPDETLVYPAHDYKGDTVSTIGEERHFNPRLRVRSIDDYVDLMNNLNLPNPKMMDVAVPANMQVGLHQDEVARRGWAVSAAESLTLGGRGDVTLVDLRETGERERHGVIPGSLHAPYAELQANIAAGGALRTFAGAEGRRIVFYCAFGERSAMAVQAAQDAGLTAAAHIEGGIDAWKRAGGPIEA; encoded by the coding sequence ATGATCTTTCGACAATTGTTCGACGGCGTTTCCGGCACCTACACCTATCTTCTCGCCAGCCGGCCGGGCGGCGAGGCGCTGATCATCGACCCCGTCCTCGAGAAGGTCGATCGCTACATGCAGCTCGTGCGCGAGCTCGACCTCAAGCTGGTCAAGGCGATCGACACCCATCTGCACGCCGACCACGTCACCGGCCTCGGCGCCCTGCGCGACCAGACGCGCTGCATCACCGTCATGGGCGAGCAGACCAAGGCGGACGTCGTCGCGATGCGCGTTGCGGAAGGCGACCGGATCGCCATCGAGGGGCTGAAGCTCGACGTGCTCTACACGCCGGGACACACCGACGATTCCTATTCCTTCGTGATGGACGGCCGTGTCTTCACCGGCGACACGCTGCTGATCCGCGGCACCGGCCGCACCGATTTCCAGAACGGAGATCCCCGCGCGCAATATGATTCGATCTTCAACAAGCTGCTGCGCCTGCCGGACGAGACGCTGGTCTATCCCGCCCACGACTACAAGGGCGATACCGTCTCCACCATCGGCGAGGAACGGCATTTCAACCCGCGGCTGCGGGTGCGGTCGATCGACGACTATGTCGACCTGATGAACAATCTCAACCTGCCCAACCCGAAGATGATGGACGTCGCCGTGCCGGCCAACATGCAGGTCGGCCTGCATCAGGACGAGGTCGCCCGCAGGGGCTGGGCCGTGTCCGCGGCCGAATCGCTGACCCTCGGCGGGCGCGGCGACGTGACGCTCGTCGACCTGCGCGAGACGGGAGAGCGCGAGCGGCACGGCGTCATCCCGGGCTCGCTGCATGCGCCCTATGCGGAGCTCCAGGCCAATATTGCCGCCGGCGGCGCGTTGCGGACGTTCGCCGGCGCCGAGGGCAGGCGGATCGTCTTCTACTGCGCCTTCGGCGAGCGCTCGGCCATGGCGGTGCAGGCGGCACAGGATGCCGGCCTGACGGCCGCCGCCCATATCGAAGGCGGGATCGACGCCTGGAAGAGAGCCGGAGGGCCGATCGAGGCGTAG
- a CDS encoding peroxiredoxin, producing MPLRINDTAPDFTAETTEGTMSFHEWLGKDWGILFSHPKDYTPVCTTELGYVARLKPEFDKRGIKVVGLSVDPVERHAGWARDIAETQGVAPNFPMIGDPTLAVAKAYDMLPATAGESSEGRTAADNQTVRDVYVIGPDKKIKLVISYPMTTGRNFDEVLRVVDSLQLTAKHRLATPANWRPGDEVIIAGSVSNDEAKQLYPQGWKEPKPYIRIVPQPVLT from the coding sequence ATGCCACTGCGAATCAACGACACGGCGCCCGACTTCACGGCCGAGACCACGGAAGGAACGATGTCGTTCCACGAATGGCTGGGCAAGGACTGGGGCATCCTGTTCTCGCACCCCAAGGACTACACCCCCGTCTGCACCACCGAGCTGGGCTACGTGGCGCGCCTGAAGCCCGAGTTCGACAAGCGCGGCATCAAGGTCGTCGGCCTGTCCGTCGATCCGGTCGAAAGGCATGCCGGATGGGCCAGGGACATCGCCGAGACCCAGGGCGTCGCGCCGAACTTTCCCATGATCGGCGACCCGACGCTGGCGGTGGCCAAGGCCTACGACATGCTGCCGGCCACGGCCGGCGAGAGCAGCGAAGGCCGCACCGCCGCCGACAACCAGACCGTGCGGGACGTCTATGTCATCGGGCCGGACAAGAAGATCAAGCTGGTGATATCCTATCCGATGACCACCGGCCGCAACTTCGACGAGGTGCTGCGTGTCGTCGACTCCCTGCAGCTCACCGCGAAGCATCGCCTTGCCACGCCCGCCAACTGGCGCCCCGGCGACGAGGTGATCATCGCCGGCTCGGTCTCCAACGACGAAGCGAAGCAGCTCTATCCGCAGGGCTGGAAGGAGCCCAAGCCCTATATCCGCATCGTGCCGCAGCCCGTGCTGACCTGA
- a CDS encoding AfsR/SARP family transcriptional regulator, producing the protein MKVSVQLLGRFSVRIDDREISAAAWKRDRAAAIVKFLAVAPQHRVHREQAMEAFWPDLDVELAGANLRKAIHFARRAVGAHDLLELDKQIVAISPDVAFETDVERFEAAAKVALKSRDPADCEKAAGLYGGVLLPDDRFLDWLDTPRNQLQRLYGDVLRAGRLWRLLIALDPTDEEAQCALMQAALDAGNRSEAIRQFYQLRERLHVELGVGPSKPAIELYERALALSGVEPVTPVERIRAALAWSLVHLQSGDFDKAAELARQTRSQALDAGLGREVGEAGAVLGLTAHVQGRWRDLFRREFTEWVESRSSFVSAVFDGHLCLAEFCLCDAKGHGAIAEAARELLAVAEEAGSAAGKGLACLILGEIARCADDLTEAEKLLTEAERLHVEANAVSGRVLVLERLAEIALARGQKWRAGRLIQRALADATQSWLSSHLLLRLQALAVRAAATEEEVADAILAGDRLLTPGACQPCSMALRTASAIALAEAGDLEQVDRRLNEAERIAGMWQGGPWAAALWEARGVQRQAQANRMRALAALTEAAARYEDLGRPADHARCLKRMAEL; encoded by the coding sequence TTGAAGGTCTCCGTGCAGTTGCTGGGACGTTTCTCCGTCCGGATCGATGATCGTGAGATCTCCGCCGCGGCCTGGAAGCGGGATCGCGCCGCCGCCATCGTCAAGTTCCTGGCCGTCGCGCCCCAGCACAGGGTCCATCGCGAGCAGGCGATGGAGGCGTTCTGGCCGGATCTGGACGTCGAGCTCGCCGGCGCCAATCTTCGCAAGGCCATCCATTTCGCGCGCCGCGCGGTGGGGGCGCATGATCTGCTCGAGCTTGACAAGCAGATCGTCGCCATTTCTCCGGATGTCGCCTTCGAGACCGACGTCGAGCGGTTCGAGGCGGCGGCGAAGGTCGCGCTCAAGAGTCGCGATCCGGCCGATTGCGAGAAGGCCGCTGGTCTCTACGGCGGCGTTCTGTTGCCGGACGACCGGTTTCTGGACTGGCTGGACACGCCGCGAAACCAGCTGCAGCGGCTCTACGGCGACGTGCTGCGGGCGGGGCGGCTCTGGCGGCTTCTGATCGCCCTCGACCCCACGGACGAGGAAGCCCAATGCGCCCTGATGCAGGCGGCGCTGGATGCGGGCAATCGCTCGGAAGCCATCAGGCAATTCTATCAGCTGCGCGAGCGGCTGCATGTCGAGCTGGGCGTCGGTCCCAGCAAGCCGGCCATCGAGCTCTACGAGCGTGCGCTCGCCCTGTCCGGCGTCGAGCCTGTGACGCCGGTCGAGCGGATCCGCGCCGCCCTGGCCTGGTCCCTGGTGCATCTGCAGAGCGGAGATTTCGACAAGGCGGCCGAGCTGGCCCGGCAGACCCGGTCCCAGGCCCTCGACGCGGGCCTGGGGCGCGAAGTCGGCGAGGCCGGCGCCGTGCTCGGGCTGACCGCCCATGTGCAGGGGCGCTGGCGCGACCTGTTCCGGCGGGAATTCACGGAATGGGTGGAAAGCCGGAGCAGCTTCGTCTCGGCCGTCTTCGACGGGCATCTGTGCCTTGCCGAGTTCTGCCTGTGCGACGCGAAGGGGCATGGCGCCATCGCCGAAGCCGCACGGGAATTGCTGGCCGTCGCCGAGGAGGCGGGGTCCGCGGCTGGCAAGGGATTGGCCTGCCTGATCCTCGGCGAGATCGCCCGATGCGCGGATGATCTCACCGAGGCGGAAAAGCTGCTCACCGAAGCGGAGCGCCTGCATGTCGAGGCGAATGCGGTGTCGGGCCGCGTTCTCGTCCTGGAGCGGCTGGCGGAGATCGCCCTGGCGCGGGGGCAGAAATGGCGTGCCGGCCGGCTCATTCAGCGGGCTCTCGCCGATGCGACCCAGTCCTGGCTTTCGAGCCACCTGCTGCTGAGGCTGCAGGCCCTGGCCGTCCGGGCGGCGGCGACCGAGGAGGAGGTCGCCGACGCCATCCTGGCCGGCGACCGGCTCCTGACGCCCGGCGCCTGCCAGCCCTGCTCGATGGCGCTGCGCACGGCATCCGCGATCGCGCTGGCGGAGGCCGGAGACCTGGAGCAGGTCGACCGGCGCCTCAACGAGGCGGAGCGGATCGCCGGCATGTGGCAGGGCGGCCCGTGGGCCGCTGCCCTCTGGGAAGCACGCGGGGTTCAGCGGCAGGCCCAGGCGAACCGCATGCGGGCCCTGGCGGCCCTCACCGAGGCGGCGGCCCGCTACGAGGATCTGGGCCGGCCGGCCGACCATGCGCGCTGCCTGAAGCGCATGGCCGAACTGTGA
- a CDS encoding LysE family translocator, with the protein MIVSQLALVYGTYLVAAASPGPSNMAIMGTAMRDGRVPALVLAAGVMTGSLFWALLAATGISALLAAYAQALVAIKIVGGVYLLYLAFRAGRSAMRPTADLADIGAGRARPRYPSLYRQGLLMHIGNPKAVLAWMAIMSLGLRQDAAAGTLPAIIGGCAVLGIAVFGGYAMLFSTGPMIVLYGRIRRWVEGGLCALFAVAGFNLIASQR; encoded by the coding sequence ATGATCGTCAGTCAGCTTGCGCTGGTCTACGGCACCTATCTCGTCGCGGCGGCCAGCCCGGGGCCGAGCAACATGGCGATCATGGGCACGGCGATGCGCGATGGCCGCGTGCCTGCTCTCGTGCTGGCGGCCGGCGTCATGACCGGCTCGCTGTTCTGGGCCCTGCTGGCGGCAACGGGCATATCTGCCTTGCTGGCCGCCTATGCGCAGGCGCTGGTCGCCATCAAGATCGTCGGCGGCGTCTATCTGCTCTATCTGGCGTTCCGCGCGGGCAGGTCCGCCATGAGGCCGACCGCCGACCTTGCGGATATCGGCGCCGGACGCGCGAGGCCTCGCTATCCCTCGCTCTATCGGCAGGGCCTTCTCATGCATATCGGCAATCCGAAGGCGGTGCTGGCCTGGATGGCGATCATGTCGCTCGGGCTTCGGCAGGATGCCGCCGCCGGCACGCTGCCGGCGATCATCGGGGGATGCGCGGTCCTGGGCATCGCCGTGTTCGGCGGCTATGCCATGCTGTTCTCGACCGGGCCGATGATCGTCCTGTATGGGCGGATCCGGCGCTGGGTCGAGGGCGGGCTTTGCGCGCTGTTCGCGGTCGCCGGCTTCAACCTGATCGCTTCCCAGAGGTGA
- a CDS encoding NmrA family NAD(P)-binding protein, producing the protein MLAILGATGKIGRSTIGELRRSGAPVRAIVRNSEAARDLQAVDCEIAVADIGDGAALRRAMQGATAVQVICPASGRAEDASTEMRAAIAAIVGALDAARPQSVLAISDYGAHLASGTGITLTFRHLEDELAKLGIPLTVLRSAEHMQNWGRLVKRAVQSGVLPSLHHPVTKRFPTVSAADVGLVAAEFLLSEEQMPLRIVHVEGPERYSTEDVAGILGELAGRRITAQELPRPAWVPALVGGGLSTGYAELVATMFDAHNAGRIDVEAGVGDTRSGKTQLRQVLAALMADG; encoded by the coding sequence ATGCTGGCAATTCTCGGGGCGACCGGAAAGATCGGACGAAGCACGATCGGCGAGCTGCGCCGATCGGGCGCGCCCGTCAGGGCCATTGTTCGGAACAGCGAAGCCGCCCGGGATCTCCAGGCCGTCGACTGCGAGATTGCGGTTGCGGATATCGGCGACGGCGCGGCCCTCCGCCGGGCGATGCAGGGGGCAACGGCGGTTCAGGTCATCTGTCCGGCGAGCGGCCGCGCCGAGGATGCGTCGACCGAGATGCGGGCCGCCATCGCGGCCATCGTCGGGGCGCTCGATGCGGCGCGCCCGCAATCGGTGCTGGCGATTTCCGACTATGGTGCCCACCTCGCTTCCGGCACCGGCATCACGCTGACCTTTCGCCATCTGGAAGACGAGCTCGCGAAGCTCGGTATTCCCCTGACGGTCCTGCGGTCGGCGGAGCACATGCAGAACTGGGGCCGGCTGGTGAAGCGGGCCGTCCAGAGCGGCGTGCTGCCCAGCCTGCACCACCCCGTGACCAAGCGGTTTCCGACCGTATCCGCCGCCGATGTCGGCCTGGTGGCAGCCGAGTTCCTGCTGTCCGAAGAGCAGATGCCGCTCCGCATCGTCCACGTGGAAGGACCGGAGCGCTACAGCACCGAGGACGTGGCGGGCATCCTGGGGGAGCTCGCCGGCCGCCGGATCACGGCTCAGGAGCTCCCTCGCCCGGCATGGGTTCCGGCGCTTGTCGGCGGCGGGCTCAGCACCGGCTATGCCGAGCTGGTTGCCACGATGTTCGACGCCCACAACGCGGGACGCATCGATGTCGAAGCGGGCGTGGGAGACACGAGATCGGGTAAGACGCAGCTGCGCCAGGTCCTCGCCGCGCTGATGGCGGACGGTTGA
- a CDS encoding helix-turn-helix domain-containing protein translates to MLDDWLDSIGVKVERRAVAAGITHVPASPYHRLGLHIGKPVNASCRCDGQRHIRVQSHGDIDIVPAGLDGEWEDDGDCSILRLWLDPALLRRTAEELDIDPARMALAPRFQHRDARIEHIALALETQLDPDVRADRLVAESLAKALAVQVIGSQLQPAKLPAGQRLSPGQKRRLIEFMEEHLDQDLSLAQLAAVAGIGVSHLKVLFRRSFGMPVHQYVIRRRVERAKALIVSGDLPLSQVALAAGFAHQSHMAQMMRRFLGVTPGGLSRAGS, encoded by the coding sequence ATGCTCGACGACTGGCTGGACAGCATCGGCGTCAAGGTGGAACGGCGGGCCGTCGCCGCCGGCATCACCCATGTGCCGGCATCGCCCTATCACCGGCTCGGCCTCCACATCGGCAAGCCGGTCAATGCATCGTGCCGATGCGACGGCCAGCGGCATATCCGCGTCCAATCGCACGGCGACATCGATATCGTTCCGGCGGGACTGGACGGCGAGTGGGAAGACGATGGCGACTGCTCCATCCTTCGCTTGTGGCTCGATCCGGCGCTCCTGCGCAGAACCGCGGAGGAGCTGGACATCGATCCGGCCCGCATGGCGCTGGCGCCCAGGTTTCAGCATCGGGACGCCCGCATCGAGCACATCGCTCTCGCCCTCGAGACGCAGCTCGACCCGGATGTCCGGGCGGACCGGCTCGTGGCGGAAAGTCTGGCCAAGGCGCTGGCGGTTCAAGTGATCGGCAGCCAGCTGCAGCCGGCGAAGCTTCCCGCCGGGCAGAGGCTGTCGCCGGGTCAGAAGCGCCGGCTGATCGAGTTCATGGAGGAGCACCTGGACCAGGACCTGTCCCTGGCGCAGCTGGCCGCGGTGGCCGGCATCGGCGTCTCGCATCTCAAGGTCCTGTTCCGGCGCTCGTTCGGCATGCCGGTGCATCAATATGTGATCCGCCGAAGGGTCGAGCGCGCGAAAGCCCTGATCGTGTCGGGAGACTTGCCCCTCAGCCAGGTCGCGCTGGCGGCGGGGTTCGCGCATCAGAGCCATATGGCCCAGATGATGCGGCGGTTCCTCGGGGTGACGCCGGGCGGCCTGTCCAGGGCCGGGTCATAG